In the Clostridium sp. 'White wine YQ' genome, CTACTTATTCAAGATACTCTTTTCAAATTATAAATACTAATATAAATGCAAATTAATATTAATAATTATATTTTTCTAGTATTTTTTTTACTACTTTTTTTCCTATAGCGTCTTCTTCCATCTGTGCCAATGCCTTTTCTAAAGGTATCCATTCTAAAGCTTCAACCTCAGATGATTTATTTATATCTCCACTCTTATATTTTGCCATAAAAGTTAACATTAATAGTTCTTTACCATATACAAAATCACTGCCTAAATATTCTATGTTCTCTATCTGTATCCCTGTTTCCTCCATAACTTCCCTTGCTACAGTTTGCTCTACAGTTTCATCTACTCCAACATATCCAGATACAAGCACTTTAGAATTTTTATATATATAACTTTGCTTCAATAATAAAATTTCTTTTTCCTTAATAACTGCTATTACGGCACAAGGC is a window encoding:
- a CDS encoding NAD(+) diphosphatase, whose amino-acid sequence is MKFKYCPLCGRKLELKDSWDEGAVPFCEHDDTLFFDLPKPCAVIAVIKEKEILLLKQSYIYKNSKVLVSGYVGVDETVEQTVAREVMEETGIQIENIEYLGSDFVYGKELLMLTFMAKYKSGDINKSSEVEALEWIPLEKALAQMEEDAIGKKVVKKILEKYNY